GAGCTTTTTAGCAGGCTTCTGGGTTGGGTGCTCCCTTGTTTTGAAGGCAGTCCAAAGAGCAACTACTGTACAAGTGGTAAGAGGATCATCTTTATGTAATATCTGAATAGACCGAAAtaatactactgtgcgtcatacaaaaaaaatattgcaacCTCTGATAATACTATTGTTGCAGGGTGATAATACTATCGTTCAGACCCAATAATACTATCATTGGGCTTATCATTTAAACACATCAGAACGTTTGGCTCGTGCAGAGCAGAGCTGGCTTTCAGTCTAACTGCCgcccagaccagaaagctgactCCCTGTCCCAGTAAAACCAACAACGTGAAGTAATGGCTCTCTCAAAGGAAAACAGCACTACCGAAGAAAGACTGGAGTTTGTTCAAACAAGAGAATCCAAACACCGATCTTCAACGATCGTCTACTACAGTCCTATCTGTCAAGAACTGGCGAGTCACAGGCGATAGAAACCATACCCTCCACACAGCTCTACAGTATTAGAGTGgcctttatttttcaattaaaaaaacaagaccgCTCTGATCggcacttaataaaaaaaaaactactctgCCTTTCTAGAGCAGACCCTAGACACCCTTATAGCTAAACAAAATGACCTCAAAAAGCTTGGCATGGGGGAACACACCTAGGCTTGCAGAGCCACTGTCAGATGAAGACATTCATTTGCTGTAAACCAGCGGCACATGTTTCAATTAACAGAAGGCAGTTTCCACCAATGAAACGCAAGTACGTCATCAACTCAGACTCGGAGTCtgagtaaacaaaacaaagtgccAGCGCTGATCAAAAAAACTTTAAACAATTTTCAGTTTCCCGTTCTTATTCATATTTAACAGTTTTTAACGTTTCTCACACTCCTTGGACAAAGCTACCAGAGACGCATATTTTTTTAGACTCGGATGTGTATAACCATCTCTAGGTTCTGGGGACAGCTTCACTCTCGAGGGTCCACTGTCCCTAGAACCTCTCGATGGAATTACTCTCTGgtaatacacactgaaccagccagtattctatttcTAATGAACTGAGTCAGTGATGTATTGGTGCTCTCACCTTGTATATGACCCCAGCTGTCAGGGTGTACACACCCATGGTTGAGTTCTCGTACAGATAGCAGGATCCTTGTTCCCCACATTGGTCTTGCCACAGCATACAGGAGTTATCAATGACTGAACCAAAGGTAATCGGACCTGGGATTGCGCCTGTTAAAAATATTACATACAAAATTACATTCACAAACAAAtgacaaaattacaaaaatgactGTAAACTTTCGAAAGTTGTAGATTTTTAAGCCTATAAAAGCAGAATGCCATGCCAGTCTTAATGACTGCAGTTTAACACAGACTCAGACCACGTACAAGATAGGAAGcacaataaagcacacagtacCTAGTGCTCGGATGATGATCCACTGAATTCCCAGGGCGAACGATTTCTGTTTATCTGGAACGCACCTGTACAGAAGATCACATCAGTTATTCAGTGTTAACAGGTGAGCGGCGTCACACTTTATCACCTGTACTGTCTGAAGGCTGCACCTTGCTGGCCACACAGCGCCACAGTATTTGCAGGCTTTGAGCTGCACTCATGTGCATTGACTGGTACGCTAAGGACTGAACAGGATGTAATGCTGTGAACTGGGAAAGGGGGTCTGGAAAGGAAGCTGGTCGTACCTCAAGGTGGCTGTGAGAGCTGGGATGCTGCTGAGTAAAGTGAAGAGCATGACGATGAAGAAGAAGACCATGAAGACGGGCATTTGCTCACAAGAGGAGCTACACTTCCCCGAGACGGCCCCTCCTGGCACAGAGGAGAGGTTCCTGAACACACAGCTGCAGTCATAGTACACCTGGTGCAAGGCAAGAGCAAGGTGCTTTCACATCCATCCGTTATTACACatgactcccactgcatagcagtttgatccattcctggttttacaagagtttaataagacacacctgagcttgttacctatacactggggttaatcaagctggtagcaaaacctgggatgggtgaaactgctatgaaatAGGAGTCTTAATTTCATCCATATTATAGCAAACTCTGACACAGGTTTACTGCAAATCACCACGTGCTTGTTTGATTAAGAAAGGAAACAACGCAAACAAAATGCATGCTACATGACATTGAGTATTGTGAAAAGAACTGGCAATACAGGTTCTGGTTAGAAATCAATTTACTTTGCCAGATACCTCTCAGTGTTGCCAGAGCTTTTATGAAAAATTACATACCCTTTTGCTGGTCAAGATTTAATACAGGTTTCATTGAATTCAATACGTTTGGCTCCAAATTTGCTTCGTGCAGTACATTGCACAACTATTTTCCCTCcagcaaaaaaaggcaaaacaagtTTCTCTGCTACGTTGCCTAcgaaaacatgtttattttatgtctttattttcagcttttaacTACATATATGtaggaattgtttttattttattcttgttaaTCTCTGGCTTTCACGATCCCCTTTAAACGAGATGCATATTTCGAGAGCTTGGTTcaaatttaagaaaacaaatgcaaTCAAACATCGTTGACGATACTTGGGGtcgtattcataaagcatttgcACATCTCTAAATGCATAAGTGCACTTAATACCATGCTAAAGCTTTATGAATGCAGTCCTGAATACCACAGAATACTTTTGAAACGTTTCCTGCTGTGTGGGAACGTACAGTAAATGACATACTTTTGCACAAGtgctttgtttaattaacttgcaTAAACCATTGAAAGCTGCAGGTGCAGATCAGCCCTGGTAAACTGTGTAGTGAAGCCTTGAATGGAAGAGCTACCTTTTTGCCAGCTTGGCTGAGCGTCTGGTTGACGGTGCTGCAGCCCGCATGGCAGGGGGAGTAGTACATGTAGCCGTCGTCTCCACACACAGGGTTATAGAACTCCCTGACGCAGTTACACTCGGAGTTACAGAAAGCTGTGAGGTTCAGGGGCCCATCAGAGGCGGGGCTGCACGAGAAAGAAGAGCAAACTCAACAATTACCGAATCACTTCTGCACGCTGCTAGAAAGAGAAGACCACACTCGCTGGGGCGGGTGTCTCGTTCATTTTATAACATTGGAAAGTGATGAGAATTCAGAATTACTGAAACGAATTACTACCTCCAGTTAGCAAATCTATTAAAATaactatacaaataaacaaaaagtgCATTCAACAGGAGGAGGGTCTCCTTACCCCCCTAAGTATGGGTCTGTGACTCCAGCCATGGGCACGTTGGGACAGTGGATGAGGAATATGAATATGGCCAGCAGACTAACGACCGTACAGAGCAGGCAGAACTTTATGATTCCTCCACAGCGAAGATTCAACTTCTTTATAATGTATCCGCCCATGAACGTGCCACCTCCCCCTGCTGGTACAACCATGTAACCTGAGGATGGAGAAGCACAAATacaaagaagatgaagaagagaGGCAACAGCTGGTTTTCTTGTGTGTGACACGTGTGGAAAAGTATTGAATCCCCTAATCTCAGGTGTCACTATCAGAACACATtggataaaacaaagaaatattaaacaacgTATACAATATAAAACAGGGTACACAATTCTGGTGCTTGAGCCCTGACGTTTTTTTTGTTCAACCTGTACTCTAAATGTCCAAACTGAACCAGTTTAACACCCATTCAGGTCTCTATAAAACCTGGAGGGCTCCAGACTCCTAGGACTGGAATTGTCCAACCCTGATATCCAATTAACAAGTTCTGTTGAAGGATCAGCAGTAAAGCTTGGAAAGGAGTGCCAGTGGAGCCCTTACCGAACATGGTGGCAGCCTCAGAGGCGCTTAGATTAAACTGGGACTCCAGGAACTTGGGTCCGAACGTCGACACCCCAGCAACAAGAGTGGCTTCGGTGGCCCCAGCCAAACACAGGAAGATGAACGTGGGGTTTTTCAGCAGGAGTAATATTGACCTGTACAGAAACAGCACCCGGGAAGAAAACTGAGTGACGCTACCGACAATCTCATTGCTCAGGGAATTCTGCTCTCCAGCTACAGTGACAGTTTCTTATGGAACACAAACAGGGAGTCTCGCTTTCATGTTTAACATCCCACAAgagtaggtaaaaaaaaaaactatgggaaCAATTGATTATAAAGTTCCTGGCAGGACTGGACCATCTAAAGAGGTTTTCAAACATGATTACAGAGAAGACGTTGTCCCATCCTTCCCTGCCAGCATGTATATTGTGCAGTGTTGGTGGTCAGAGACATTCACAGCATTGCCTTGGTGATGCTCATATTCATCATGCAAACAGTCAGTACCTTGGCATATCCTTGATTGATTTTCCAAACTGGGGGTCTGTTTCTTGGCTGCTGTCTTTAATTTGGTAAGCTTCTGAGACTCGCATAGCCATGTAACGCTGGGAGCCTAGAGGCAAATTACAACAAGCTACATTGACtgactgtttttaaatacataacagcaaaatgaaacagaaaacaattaataTTACGTCAAAACAGTCATTGATTAGGATGTCAAAAACCTGAACATGTCCCAAAACACAACTGTCCAAAAACAACAGAGTTCCCTGTAGCAGACGGAAATACTGTAAGActtgcatagcactttcacccattccaggttttactacgagcttgattagccacagtgcagagGTAGCAAGCTTCGGTgtctcttattaaactcatagtaaaaccaggaatggatcaaactgctatttccatccctgtagtacCCTGCAGTACATGTACAATAGTATATTACAGGAAGCTAGAatgtttttgaaatgtatatatatatatatatatatatatatatatatatatatatatatatatatatatatatatatatatatatatgggtttatGGCTGAAATCACTCAATAATATATTTTTCCATTTAAGCAGATTGCATTATACGCACTGTGCCACGCACTGGTTGCATGCTATATTTAAATAGCATTTGTAGCAAcctagcatatttaaaaaaagcaatcatTTCCCATCTACGTATACCCAGTACACACATGCAGTTAAGAAATGACTCAACAGTGGTAAAGTGAAGTCTCTGTATCGTACCCGGCAGCTGTCGTGGATACCCGAGGATGGGTAAGGCAACAAGGAGGGCAGCGGCTCCCCCACCCAGGAACCCGATCCACCAGGCCCCCACCCACAGGGGGTCCTCCGGGGTCAGCGTCCtgtggggggggggtcacagAATAGCATCGGTCAGGGAGTATGTGATGGAGGGTTTAGCAGCCTCCAGAGTCACACCTCTTTCATTTCAACTTTaggattaaacatgtttaaactataACATGTTGGTAATGGTTGTAACCAGGGTCCTGGTGACAAAGCTTAAAGCTGGCTGcagaaaaatgcatttcatcacaaCAGTTTCATGAGACAGATTAAACAATTACTTAATACAGTAAAGGATTGACGCAAGAGGAATGCATAGGCAAACTACAACATGACTGGGAGGCAACTGTTTGCTTTAATGAGTCACACTGTATTAAGTGTCTAGAGCTTAACAAGGCTTAACAGGAGGAGAGGCTTGTTTTCATTGAAATTGTCACTAGAGGGCGCTGTTTTCTCTGCACTTTAAAAACTCAGATTGTTGAACATGCTACCAAATAAGAACGTAATAAAAAGGATTACAATGCTTACGTTTCATGGAATTCTGTAAACATGTTGAGGAAAAGACCTCCTAGCAAATAGCCAGCAGCTGGCCCAATAATAGCAGATGTGTAGAAAATACCTGCCAAAAGAGAAGTACCATAGCATTGTAATGTCATTGCATCGTTGAGACATTAGCCTGTACAGTAATTGCTTTGATGTTAGACATGAACGTTAATTAGGGTTCCAGACAAACAATGCTTGTGGTGAATGTGTCACTATGCAGAGGATAGGAATTGCTACAATATTGATAACTTATCTGCCTCTGTTCTGTTATTGTCTATTGTTAGACGCATCGTGCTTGGCAGTccttcatttcattttatttagcatTAGGAAATGCATCCAGACATGTCAACACAGCCAGAGAAAAGGGCTTTAAAGCCATGGTTAGGGTAAGAAGACCTGGCTTTGTGTCCTTGATGGTGCATGTACTGCAGGAGTGGTTCATTGTCAGACTTTCTCTGTCTCATTCTTAAAAGATTTGAGTGACTTCTTttgtatgattttatatatatatattagtttggaAAATACTCAAAACCTTCCTTACTGCTCACAGTAGTGTAAAGTCATTATGAAATTAAATCAGCCCTTCAGTTTGGAAGGTGCTTTTGTAAATGAGTGAGGCAGACAACTGAGTTCTAGCGCATGCTGTACTTACCAATATAAACCGGGGCATAGCTGGATTTGACGTTCTCGTCCAGGTAGGTCACCCCCAGTGTGTAGAGAGGGGTGGCCCCGATGCCGTGCAGAAACTGCCCCAGCATGAACACGTACATGTAGTTAGAGAGGCTGGAGGTGCTTTCCTTACAGGGGGCTGTCTGATTGACTGAGCACAGCCCTGTCTGCTCCAACATGGTCGCTTTGTAGCTCTCGGTGGTGAAATGAGGCAGGGCGAACACTAGGGACCCAATTGCCATCACCACTACCCCCCAGCCCAGCCACTTGGGCTTGTGGCCTGTTCCGCCAAAGTAGCTGACGAAGGACAGGCAGATGCAGCATGCAATGTCATAGGAGCTGGCAATCAGTCCAGACTGGTAGCTCCGCAGGTCGAACCTGCGCTCGATGGAGGTGATGACGGTGTTGATGAAGCCGTTGATGATCATGCCTTGCAGGAAAGAGGCGACACAGAGGAAGAAGAGCACCCACTTGGGGGTGTTGAACACCTGGATACAGCGGGGCTTCAGGGCACCCCATCCACAGAGGTCCTCTGTCTCCTTAGGCACGAATTTGATTCCACATGGGTCGTCTGCTCCATGCTGGCTCTCCAGCTTGCCGTTGAGGAAGACTTTAGTCTGAGAAGTGTCAATGGTGGGGCTTGGCAAGTCCAAATCCAGAGCTCCATTGCCCGTTGAGCCATCTGGTGACTCCTCCGGGCTGGGCGTCTCCAAAGACAATCCGGCCACTTTCTCCAGGCTGTCATTGAGGTCGAGCAGCTCCTGTTTGGAGCTGAAAGAGGCATCTGTGGTTAGGCGGTGTGGCATTGCTCTGATCCGGTTATTAGGAGAATGTCGATGGCACTTGAGTTtggtttaaaaaacagaaacctcCGGTTTCACACTGACTTCTTCATTCTAtaggaaaca
The Acipenser ruthenus chromosome 18, fAciRut3.2 maternal haplotype, whole genome shotgun sequence DNA segment above includes these coding regions:
- the LOC117423773 gene encoding solute carrier organic anion transporter family member 4A1-like isoform X1, which translates into the protein MPHRLTTDASFSSKQELLDLNDSLEKVAGLSLETPSPEESPDGSTGNGALDLDLPSPTIDTSQTKVFLNGKLESQHGADDPCGIKFVPKETEDLCGWGALKPRCIQVFNTPKWVLFFLCVASFLQGMIINGFINTVITSIERRFDLRSYQSGLIASSYDIACCICLSFVSYFGGTGHKPKWLGWGVVVMAIGSLVFALPHFTTESYKATMLEQTGLCSVNQTAPCKESTSSLSNYMYVFMLGQFLHGIGATPLYTLGVTYLDENVKSSYAPVYIGIFYTSAIIGPAAGYLLGGLFLNMFTEFHETTLTPEDPLWVGAWWIGFLGGGAAALLVALPILGYPRQLPGSQRYMAMRVSEAYQIKDSSQETDPQFGKSIKDMPRSILLLLKNPTFIFLCLAGATEATLVAGVSTFGPKFLESQFNLSASEAATMFGYMVVPAGGGGTFMGGYIIKKLNLRCGGIIKFCLLCTVVSLLAIFIFLIHCPNVPMAGVTDPYLGGPASDGPLNLTAFCNSECNCVREFYNPVCGDDGYMYYSPCHAGCSTVNQTLSQAGKKVYYDCSCVFRNLSSVPGGAVSGKCSSSCEQMPVFMVFFFIVMLFTLLSSIPALTATLRCVPDKQKSFALGIQWIIIRALGAIPGPITFGSVIDNSCMLWQDQCGEQGSCYLYENSTMGVYTLTAGVIYKVLGSFFFFMALMLYKRPGSPPSSSGNTDNGEAGESDPPVKDIPPEMLCSINTKL
- the LOC117423773 gene encoding solute carrier organic anion transporter family member 4A1-like isoform X2 encodes the protein MPHRLTTDASFSSKQELLDLNDSLEKVAGLSLETPSPEESPDGSTGNGALDLDLPSPTIDTSQTKVFLNGKLESQHGADDPCGIKFVPKETEDLCGWGALKPRCIQVFNTPKWVLFFLCVASFLQGMIINGFINTVITSIERRFDLRSYQSGLIASSYDIACCICLSFVSYFGGTGHKPKWLGWGVVVMAIGSLVFALPHFTTESYKATMLEQTGLCSVNQTAPCKESTSSLSNYMYVFMLGQFLHGIGATPLYTLGVTYLDENVKSSYAPVYIGIFYTSAIIGPAAGYLLGGLFLNMFTEFHETTLTPEDPLWVGAWWIGFLGGGAAALLVALPILGYPRQLPGSQRYMAMRVSEAYQIKDSSQETDPQFGKSIKDMPRSILLLLKNPTFIFLCLAGATEATLVAGVSTFGPKFLESQFNLSASEAATMFGYMVVPAGGGGTFMGGYIIKKLNLRCGGIIKFCLLCTVVSLLAIFIFLIHCPNVPMAGVTDPYLGGPASDGPLNLTAFCNSECNCVREFYNPVCGDDGYMYYSPCHAGCSTVNQTLSQAGKKVYYDCSCVFRNLSSVPGGAVSGKCSSSCEQMPVFMVFFFIVMLFTLLSSIPALTATLRCVPDKQKSFALGIQWIIIRALGAIPGPITFGSVIDNSCMLWQDQCGEQGSCYLYENSTMGVYTLTAGVIYKVLGSFFFFMALMLYKRPGSPPSSSGNTDNGEAGESDPPY